In Prunus dulcis chromosome 2, ALMONDv2, whole genome shotgun sequence, a single genomic region encodes these proteins:
- the LOC117617793 gene encoding probable WRKY transcription factor 53: MENCNMHGEKMSLINELAQGRELARQLQIYLNFPSSSHGTRESLVQKIIVSYEKALSMLNSSSSASGGEQQLPTGHAAIRMIESPPPSLNGSPLSEDSDREFKDQDNKDSSRKRKTLPRWTQQIRVTSGIGLEGPLDDGFSWRKYGQKDILGAKYPRGYYRCTHRNAQCCLATKQVQRSDEDPTVFEITYRGRHTCTQASTSTTSAPPPPPPPPPQNSMDIVDPQQNQQQPQDLLLAIPQGLTVVTEGLDAGDQELFPYNPLNHNYAGHFSPPFMGPATSGTQYFSASEQGFGGGSQSFQGAECEIAEILSSSTSATNSPAALGFPFGQADQNLYPNFSFDGPGFFSS; this comes from the exons ATGGAGAACTGCAATATGCATGGGGAGAAAATGAGTCTTATAAATGAGCTAGCACAAGGCAGGGAGCTAGCTAGGCAACTCCAGATCTATCTCAATTTTCCGTCTTCCTCTCATGGAACCCGGGAATCGTTGGTTCAAAAAATCATAGTTTCATACGAAAAGGCGCTTTCCATGCTCAATTCTAGTAGCTCAGCCTCAGGGGGAGAGCAACAACTGCCCACAGGTCATGCTGCGATTCGAATGATTGAGTCCCCCCCACCTTCTCTCAATGGAAGTCCCCTGAGTGAAGACTCGGATCGCGAATTCAAGGACCAGGACAACAAAGATTCCTCTAGGAAGAG GAAAACTCTGCCAAGGTGGACACAACAAATAAGAGTTACATCAGGTATAGGGCTTGAGGGGCCTCTTGATGATGGCTTCAGCTGGAGGAAATATGGCCAAAAGGACATACTTGGAGCCAAATATCCAAG AGGCTATTACAGATGCACTCATCGGAATGCTCAATGCTGTTTGGCCACAAAGCAAGTGCAACGCTCCGATGAAGACCCAACAGTCTTCGAAATTACTTACAGAGGAAGGCACACATGTACACAAGCCTCCACCAGCACAACCAgtgctcctcctcctcctcctcctcctcctccacagAATAGCATGGACATAGTGGACCCTCAACAAAATCAGCAGCAACCACAAGACTTGCTCTTAGCCATCCCACAAGGCCTTACAGTAGTAACTGAAGGCTTAGACGCTGGTGATCAGGAATTGTTTCCCTACAATCCTTTGAACCACAACTATGCGGGGCATTTTTCTCCTCCATTTATGGGCCCTGCAACTTCTGGAACACAGTATTTCTCAGCTTCAGAGCAGGGCTTTGGAGGAGGCAGCCAAAGTTTCCAGGGTGCTGAGTGTGAGATTGCAGAGATTCTGTCATCTTCTACTTCAGCAACCAACTCTCCTGCTGCTTTGGGTTTCCCATTTGGTCAGGCTGATCAAAACTTATACCCCAACTTCTCATTTG
- the LOC117617792 gene encoding RNA polymerase sigma factor sigE, chloroplastic/mitochondrial yields the protein MGVVTVSSSASRTPLGLSTKLTIQRSTLRKPLIVAFKTDEANKIALVAPQEKIPLPIETRKKHQKRLGKARKLGKSVKSATTDVASPCTLEVDYNEAAAKLENLYKRSPETEANSDVEDVDGLMRRGRKRRKKTSESDADKDENRTSNTVVRNRTKKAKRLSLNKRVALKWNKDEKVIASIVRKRKSRKNENEKIEELVREYSTSTDLVSLDWKKMKIPPVLTSSEHAWLFKLMQPMKGLLEVKENLQKDLGREPTNGELAEATNMSVVQVKKHLEVGRAARSKLIKHNLRLVLFVMNKYFQDFANGPKFQDLCQAGVKGLITAIDRFEPKRSFRLSTYGLFWIRHAIIRSMTLSSFTRVSFGLESVRAEIQKAKLGMLFALKRMPTEDEIIEKVGISPERYHEVMRASKPVFSLHSRHTTTQEEFINGITDVDGVEGDNRQKPALLRLALDDVLDSLKPKESLVIRQRYGLDGKGDRTLGEIAGNLNISREMVRKHEVKALMKLKHPARVDYLRRYVV from the exons ATGGGAGTTGTGACAGTGTCTAGCTCAGCTTCAAGGACTCCATTAGGATTGAGCACGAAATTGACAATTCAGAGATCTACGTTGAGAAAGCCATTGATTGTTGCATTTAAAACAGATGAAGCAAATAAGATTGCCTTGGTTGCACCCCAGGAGAAAATACCATTGCCTATAGAAACACGAAAGAAGCACCAAAAGAGACTAGGGAAAGCTAGGAAACTGGGAAAAAGTGTAAAGTCTGCCACTACAGATGTAGCTTCTCCTTGTACCTTGGAAGTGGATTACAATGAAGCCGCTGCCAAACTGGAAAACTTATACAAGCGTAGCCCCGAGACTGAAGCCAATTCAGATGTGGAAGATGTAGATGGCTTGATGAGAAGAGGTCgcaaaaggaggaagaagacaAGTGAAAGTGATGCTGACAAAGATGAGAACAGAACAAGTAACACTGTGGTTAGGAACAGGACAAAGAAGGCTAAAAGATTGAGTCTTAATAAAAGGGTTGCATTGAAATGGAATAAGGATGAGAAAGTAATTGCTTCCATAGTTCGAAAGAGAAAAAGTAGAAAGAACGAAAATGAGAAGATTGAGGAGCTTGTAAGGGAGTATTCGACTTCAACTGATCTGGTTAGTTTGGACtggaaaaagatgaagatTCCTCCAGTTCTTACATCCTCAGAGCATGCTTGGTTGTTCAAGCTAATGCAACCTATGAAG GGTCTTCTTGAAGTGAAAGAGAATTTACAAAAAGATTTGGGGAGAGAACCAACCAATGGTGAATTAGCTGAGGCGACAAATATGAGTGTGGTTCAAGTAAAAAAACATTTGGAAGTTGGTCGAGCTGCACGAAGCAAGCTCATCAAG CATAATCTCCGACTTGTGTTATTTGTCATGAACAAATATTTTCAAGACTTCGCAAATGGCCCAAAATTTCAAGACCTTTGCCAGGCAGGAGTGAAGGGACTTATTACAGCAATTGATCGCTTTGAACCAAAAAGAAGTTTCCGGCTTTCCACATATGGTCTGTTCTGGATCAGGCATGCCATCATACGCTCCATGACACTCTCAAGCTTTACTCGTGTCTCATTTGGCCTTGAATCA GTTAGGGCGGAAATCCAAAAAGCTAAGCTTGGGATGTTGTTTGCGCTTAAAAGAATGCCAACAGAGGACGAGATAATTGAAAAGGTTGGAATTTCCCCTGAGAGGTACCATGAAGTAATGAGGGCGTCAAAACctgttttctctcttcattCAAGGCATACAACCACACAAGAGGAGTTTATAAATGGTATTACTGATGTTGATGGTGTAGAGGGTGATAACCGGCAGAAACCTGCTCTTCTCAGGCTTGCTCTTGATGATGTG CTTGATTCACTGAAGCCCAAAGAGAGCTTGGTGATCAGACAGAGATACGGGCTTGATGGTAAGGGCGATAGAACGTTAGGGGAGATTGCTGGAAACTTGAATATTTCAAGAGAAATGGTTCGAAAGCATGAAGTTAAGGCTCTCATGAAGCTGAAGCATCCAGCTCGAGTAGATTATCTTCGCAGATACGTAGTATAA
- the LOC117617794 gene encoding transcription factor TRY produces MDRCRRKRPKTATSESDEVISDEWEFINMTEQEEDLLYRMYRLVGPRWDLIAGRIPGRKPEELERYWIMRHCDTFADKRNQQTKDNSKKCWSSNV; encoded by the exons ATGGACCGATGTCGTCGAAAACGACCCAAAACCGCCACTTCTGAGTCTGACG AGGTTATTAGCGATGAATGGGAATTCATAAACATGactgaacaagaagaagatcTCCTCTATAGAATGTATAGGCTCGTTGGGCCCAG GTGGGATTTAATAGCTGGTCGGATTCCAGGTCGAAAACCAGAAGAATTAGAGAGATATTGGATCATGAGACATTGTGATACGTTTGCTGACAAAAGAAATCAGCAAACGAAAGACAACTCTAAAAAATGTTGGTCGTCGAATGTTTAA
- the LOC117618455 gene encoding pentatricopeptide repeat-containing protein At1g06140, mitochondrial-like: MLMVGTWKRSRWKQNVKQLSTLYQPANTLVSDIVSTNVCITRYTKCGQLDVARKVFDEMPIRTVVSWNAMVSGYSKWGRFSEALSLVSIMHHGNVRLNETTFLTTLGVCARSGSLSEGRELHCSVLKTGTECFELVGSSLLHFYSNCLKIEDAKRVFDELRGGNELLWSLMLVGYVQCNLMGDAMELFLKMPKWDVVAWTTLISGYAKNEDGCERALELFQWMRGSGEVGPNEFTLDCVIRAYGRLGVLCAGKAVHGLLIKYGFEFEESICGTLIEFYCDSEAVHCAKRVYDRLENPCLNASNSLIGGLVLMDRIEDAERIFCRLKEKNPVSYNLMIKGYAMSGQVDQSKRLFENMKHRTMISSNTMISVYSRIGDIDKAFKLFEETKRERDPVTWNAMISGHIQNHQHEEALELYVTMHRLSIDRTRSTFSALFHACSCLGSLQLGQVLHAQLIKTPFQSNVYVGTSLIDMYSKCGSIKDAETSFICIRSPNVVALTALINGYARYGLGSEAMLLFEQMLKQGVIPNAATFVGILSACSRAGLVNEGMRIFHMMEGSYGVNPTLEHYACIVDLLGRSGRLREAMEFIDEMPMEPDGVIWGALLNACWFWMDMELGEKVAEKMFSLDPRPISAYIILSNIYAVLGKWGAKMNARERLRSLEVKKDPGCSWIELNRKVHVFSVEDNTHPHCNLIYETLEFLTANTNSIVQFDCLYETYSH, from the coding sequence ATGCTGATGGTGGGAACATGGAAGCGCAGCCGATGGAAACAGAACGTTAAACAGTTGTCGACCCTTTATCAACCTGCGAACACTCTAGTCTCCGACATAGTTTCCACCAACGTCTGCATAACTCGGTACACCAAATGCGGGCAGCTAGATGTTGCTCGGAAGGTGTTCGACGAAATGCCCATCCGAACCGTCGTCTCATGGAATGCCATGGTTTCGGGGTATTCAAAGTGGGGAAGATTCAGTGAGGCTCTATCTTTGGTTTCGATTATGCATCATGGCAATGTGAGACTCAATGAAACGACCTTTTTGACAACTCTTGGCGTCTGCGCGCGTTCAGGGTCTTTGAGTGAGGGAAGAGAGTTGCATTGCTCGGTGCTGAAAACTGGGACGGAGTGTTTTGAGCTAGTGGGGAGCTCTCTTTTGCATTTCTACTCTAATTGCCTTAAAATTGAGGATGCTAAGCGGGTTTTTGATGAGCTGCGTGGTGGAAATGAGTTGTTGTGGAGCTTAATGCTCGTGGGATACGTGCAATGTAATTTGATGGGTGATGCTATGGAATTGTTTCTAAAAATGCCGAAATGGGATGTTGTGGCATGGACTACGTTGATTTCAGGGTACGCTAAGAACGAGGATGGGTGTGAGAGAGCCTTGGAGTTGTTTCAATGGATGAGGGGGAGTGGTGAGGTGGGTCCTAATGAGTTTACGTTGGATTGTGTTATAAGGGCTTATGGGAGATTGGGAGTGCTGTGTGCAGGGAAGGCTGTGCATGGACTTTTGATTAAGTatggttttgaatttgaagaatCCATTTGTGGTACTTTGATAGAATTTTATTGTGATAGTGAGGCTGTTCATTGTGCCAAGAGAGTTTATGATCGACTAGAAAACCCATGTTTAAATGCTTCAAATTCGCTTATCGGGGGGCTTGTATTGATGGATAGGATTGAAGATGCAGAAAGAATTTTTTGTagactaaaagaaaagaatccaGTTTCATATAATTTGATGATCAAAGGTTATGCGATGAGTGGTCAAGTTGATCAGTCGAAGAGGTTGTTTGAGAATATGAAGCATAGAACTATGATCTCTTCAAATACCATGATTTCTGTGTATTCTAGGATTGGGGACATTGATAAGGCTTTTAAGCTTTTTGAAGAAACGAAAAGGGAAAGGGATCCTGTAACATGGAATGCCATGATCTCGGGTCACATTCAAAATCATCAGCATGAGGAGGCTTTGGAACTATATGTGACAATGCACAGATTGTCAATTGACCGTACAAGATCAACATTCTCTGCTCTGTTTCATGCCTGTTCATGCCTTGGATCTCTTCAATTGGGACAAGTACTTCATGCCCAGTTGATTAAGACACCATTCCAATCGAATGTGTATGTTGGAACATCCCTAATAGATATGTACTCAAAATGTGGAAGCATCAAGGATGCTGAAACATCATTTATCTGCATTCGTTCACCAAATGTGGTGGCTTTGACAGCTCTCATTAACGGGTATGCGCGGTATGGGCTTGGCTCTGAGGCAATGTTGCTGTTTGAGCAAATGTTAAAGCAAGGAGTCATCCCTAATGCTGCTACTTTTGTGGGGATTCTGTCTGCCTGCAGTCGTGCTGGTCTGGTCAACGAAGGGATGAGAATTTTCCACATGATGGAAGGAAGTTATGGAGTAAACCCAACTCTTGAACACTATGCATGCATAGTGGATCTTCTTGGTAGGTCTGGTCGTCTACGAGAAGCTATGGAGTTTATCGATGAGATGCCGATGGAACCAGATGGGGTTATCTGGGGAGCTCTACTAAATGCTTGTTGGTTCTGGATGGACATGGAACTGGGTGAGAAGGTGGCTGAGAAAATGTTTAGTTTGGATCCCAGGCCAATATCCGCTTATATAATTTTGTCTAACATATATGCAGTACTGGGAAAGTGGGGGGCAAAGATGAATGCAAGGGAGAGATTGAGAAGCTTGGAAGTGAAAAAGGATCCTGGATGTAGTTGGATTGAGCTGAACAGGAAAGTTCATGTGTTCTCTGTAGAAGACAATACCCATCCTCATTGTAATTTGATTTATGAAACGTTGGAGTTTCTGACAGCAAATACAAACTCTATTGTTCAGTTCGATTGTCTTTATGAAACATACTCTCATTGA